A window of Desulfovibrio sp. contains these coding sequences:
- a CDS encoding acetate kinase produces MKILVINAGSSSCKYQLLEMDTHAVLCSGLAERIGQDEGRLTHKIAPDTDKEEKIVRTAHFPTHVQAMELVISLLTDAEKGVIKDKSEIAGIGHRVLHGGEAVSDPVLVDERVKEIVRECSVLGPLHNPANLMGIEVAEKLFPGVPNVGVFDTEFGMGMPKEAFMYALPYELYEDLRIRRYGFHGTSHKYIAGATAKYLGKPLNELRSITMHLGNGSSMSCVKNGKCFDTSMGLTPLEGLIMGTRCGSIDPAIVPFVMEKKGLTSEQMDTLMNKKSGLLGLCGFTDMRDVHAEVEKGNERAALALHMLTRSIKKILGSYYFLLDGNVDALVFTAGIGENDDIVRAEVCAGLEHMGIKIDAKENGTRKPGARTISTPDSTVPVLIIPTNEELQIAMATVEVLGK; encoded by the coding sequence ATGAAAATTCTGGTCATCAATGCGGGCTCCTCGTCCTGCAAGTACCAACTGCTGGAAATGGATACCCACGCCGTCCTCTGCTCCGGCCTTGCCGAACGCATCGGACAGGATGAAGGCCGCCTGACCCACAAGATCGCCCCTGACACGGACAAGGAAGAAAAGATCGTCCGCACGGCGCATTTTCCCACCCACGTGCAGGCTATGGAACTGGTCATCTCCCTCCTTACCGACGCTGAAAAAGGCGTTATCAAGGACAAGAGCGAAATCGCCGGTATCGGCCACCGTGTGCTGCACGGCGGCGAAGCCGTCAGCGACCCCGTGCTTGTGGACGAACGCGTGAAAGAAATCGTGCGCGAATGCTCGGTGCTTGGCCCCCTGCACAACCCCGCCAACCTCATGGGCATCGAAGTTGCTGAAAAGCTCTTTCCCGGCGTGCCCAATGTGGGCGTGTTCGACACCGAATTCGGCATGGGCATGCCCAAGGAAGCCTTCATGTACGCTCTGCCCTACGAGCTGTATGAAGACCTGCGCATCCGCCGTTACGGCTTCCACGGCACGTCGCACAAGTACATCGCTGGCGCGACTGCCAAGTATCTTGGCAAGCCCCTCAACGAACTGCGCTCCATCACCATGCACCTTGGCAACGGTTCGTCCATGAGCTGCGTGAAAAACGGCAAGTGCTTCGACACCAGCATGGGTCTTACCCCTCTGGAAGGCCTCATCATGGGCACGCGCTGCGGCAGCATTGACCCCGCCATCGTGCCTTTTGTGATGGAAAAGAAAGGCCTTACCTCAGAGCAGATGGACACGCTCATGAACAAGAAGTCCGGCCTGCTGGGCCTGTGCGGCTTCACCGACATGCGCGACGTGCACGCCGAAGTGGAAAAAGGCAATGAGCGCGCCGCCCTGGCCCTTCATATGCTGACGCGCAGCATCAAGAAGATCCTTGGTTCCTACTACTTCCTGCTCGACGGCAACGTCGACGCCCTGGTCTTCACCGCCGGCATCGGCGAAAATGACGACATCGTGCGCGCCGAAGTGTGCGCCGGCCTCGAACACATGGGCATCAAGATCGACGCCAAGGAAAACGGCACCCGCAAACCCGGCGCGCGCACCATCTCCACGCCGGACAGCACCGTGCCCGTGCTCATCATTCCCACCAACGAAGAACTGCAAATCGCCATGGCCACTGTGGAAGTGCTGGGAAAATAA
- the pta gene encoding phosphate acetyltransferase, with the protein MYNGLYITATGPMTGKSAIALGAMQLLSRSMRNVAFFRPIINEPVWDDRDPDIHLMLEYFKIKMDYADTFAYTQREARQIINQGSRNLLIENIIQKYKKLLETFDFVLCVGTDFLAKDPVFEFDLNAEIAANLGTPVILVTSGQKATAEDIRESLQITIDSLAPFSLDVVATIINRRNLTQTELDELRTHFSTDERKALIYAVPNEPTIGQPTMGDVRKGLDAEVLFGENRLDALVDDYLIAAMHVNNVLPYIAKDQLIVTPGDRADVLLAAIASRLTSSTPDIAGVLLTGGIRPAEEVCKFIEGWTASPLPILLTKGHTYNTMLALQELIAPIEPGNVRKINTVLGLFEQHVNGKEIASRIVSKRSARITPMMFEFELIERAKANRMRIVLAEGTEERILQATDILLRRDVAHITLLGDVDEIRAKAKILGLDIDKATLVDPVKSEKFEEYVNTYYELRKKKGITPEQARDTMADATYYATMMVKLDDADGMVSGAVNTTAHTIRPAFEFVKTKPNFSVVSSVFLMCLKDRVLVFGDCAVNPNPTAQQLAEIAIASAHTAAVFGIEPRVAMLSYSTGTSGKGADVDIVVEATRIAKEMAPDLALEGPLQYDAAIDPSVAKTKMPDSKVAGKATVFIFPDLNTGNNTYKAVQRAAGAVAIGPVLQGLNKPVNDLSRGCTVPDIVNTVAITAVQASAEKKATGQ; encoded by the coding sequence ATGTATAACGGACTCTATATCACAGCCACCGGGCCCATGACGGGCAAGAGCGCCATTGCTCTGGGAGCCATGCAGCTACTCAGCCGCAGCATGCGCAACGTGGCGTTCTTCCGCCCCATCATCAATGAACCGGTGTGGGACGACCGTGACCCGGACATCCATCTGATGCTTGAGTACTTCAAGATCAAGATGGATTACGCCGACACCTTCGCCTACACCCAGCGTGAAGCGCGCCAGATCATCAACCAGGGTTCGCGCAACCTGCTCATCGAGAACATCATTCAGAAGTATAAAAAACTGCTGGAAACCTTTGATTTTGTTCTTTGCGTAGGTACGGACTTTCTGGCCAAGGACCCGGTTTTCGAGTTCGACCTCAATGCCGAAATAGCCGCCAACCTGGGCACGCCCGTCATTCTGGTGACCAGCGGACAAAAAGCCACGGCAGAAGACATCCGCGAGTCTCTCCAGATCACCATAGACAGTCTTGCGCCTTTTTCGCTGGATGTGGTGGCCACCATCATCAATCGCCGCAACCTCACCCAGACCGAGCTTGACGAACTGCGCACCCATTTCAGCACTGACGAGCGCAAGGCCCTTATCTACGCCGTGCCCAATGAGCCCACCATCGGTCAGCCCACCATGGGCGATGTGAGAAAAGGCCTGGACGCTGAAGTGCTGTTTGGCGAAAACCGCCTGGACGCCCTGGTGGACGACTACCTCATCGCGGCCATGCACGTGAACAACGTGCTGCCGTACATCGCCAAGGATCAGCTTATCGTCACCCCCGGCGACCGCGCCGACGTGCTGCTTGCCGCCATTGCCTCGCGCCTCACCTCCTCCACGCCGGACATCGCGGGCGTGCTGCTCACCGGCGGCATCCGCCCGGCCGAGGAAGTCTGCAAATTTATTGAAGGCTGGACGGCCTCTCCCCTGCCCATTCTGCTGACCAAGGGCCACACCTACAATACCATGCTGGCCCTGCAGGAACTCATCGCTCCCATCGAACCCGGCAATGTGCGCAAGATCAACACCGTGCTGGGTCTTTTTGAGCAGCACGTCAATGGCAAGGAAATCGCCAGCCGCATCGTGAGCAAACGCAGCGCGCGCATTACCCCGATGATGTTCGAGTTCGAGCTTATCGAACGCGCCAAGGCCAACAGGATGCGCATCGTCCTGGCCGAGGGCACTGAAGAACGCATCCTCCAGGCCACCGACATCCTGCTGCGCCGCGACGTGGCCCACATCACCCTGCTGGGCGATGTGGACGAAATACGCGCCAAGGCCAAGATTCTGGGTCTGGACATCGACAAGGCCACCCTTGTCGATCCCGTCAAATCCGAAAAATTTGAAGAATACGTCAATACCTACTACGAACTGCGCAAGAAAAAGGGCATCACGCCCGAACAGGCCCGCGACACCATGGCGGACGCCACCTATTACGCCACCATGATGGTCAAGCTCGACGATGCCGACGGCATGGTTTCCGGCGCGGTCAACACCACTGCCCACACCATCCGCCCGGCCTTCGAGTTTGTGAAGACCAAGCCCAACTTCTCCGTTGTGTCCTCGGTTTTTCTCATGTGCCTCAAGGACCGCGTGCTGGTCTTTGGCGACTGCGCCGTCAACCCCAATCCCACGGCGCAACAGCTGGCCGAAATCGCCATTGCCTCGGCCCACACGGCCGCAGTTTTTGGCATTGAGCCCCGCGTGGCCATGCTTTCGTACTCCACCGGCACGTCCGGCAAGGGCGCGGATGTGGACATAGTGGTGGAAGCCACCCGCATAGCCAAGGAAATGGCCCCCGATCTCGCCCTGGAAGGCCCCCTGCAGTACGACGCCGCCATCGACCCCAGCGTGGCCAAGACCAAGATGCCCGACAGCAAGGTGGCCGGCAAGGCGACCGTTTTCATCTTCCCGGATCTCAACACGGGCAACAATACCTACAAGGCCGTGCAGCGCGCGGCTGGCGCGGTGGCCATCGGCCCCGTGCTTCAGGGCCTCAACAAGCCTGTGAATGACCTGTCGCGCGGTTGCACCGTGCCCGACATTGTAAATACTGTGGCCATAACGGCTGTTCAGGCCTCCGCCGAAAAAAAGGCGACGGGCCAGTAG
- the nifJ gene encoding pyruvate:ferredoxin (flavodoxin) oxidoreductase: protein MAHMKTMDGNNATTHIAYALSETAAIYPITPSSVMGEVMDQMAAKGMKNLFGQKVIVREMQSEAGAAGAVHGMLSAGALTSTYTASQGLLLMIPNMYKLAGELLPGVFHVSARALASHALSIFGDHQDVMAARQTGFCFLASASVQECMDLALVAHLSAIDASLPFCHFFDGFRTSHEVQKIETIDYEDIRGLVNWDKVAEFRSTAMNPEHPHIRGTAQNPDIYFQNREAANLFYDAVPGIVIENMKKVESITGRKYRLFDYVGHPEADRIIVSMGSSCEVAEETVNYLNNQGQRVGLVKVRLFRPFSTEHLLRALPATTACITVLDRTKESGALGDPLYQDICTAFLEKGEAPTIVGGRYGLGSKDFTPGMAKAVYDNMLALQPKNHFTVGITDDVTNLSLDVDEEIDTVPAGTVQCKFFGLGADGTVGANKQAIKIIGDNTDLYAQAYFAYDSKKSGGFTVSHLRFGSAPITSSYLITKADYVACHKAAYVTQYDILEGIKEGGTFVLNSNWSLADLEKHLPAEMKRTIARKKLKFYNVDAVKVAQEVGLGGRINMIMQTAFFKLANVLDFEKAVALLKESIKKTYGSKGDKIVNMNIAAVDKGMDALEEIKYPASWANTTEGASVCHCHDDDYISGVVRPILAQQGDKLPVSAMDPAGFMPLGTAACEKRGVAIAIPEWQVENCIQCCQCSFVCPHAAIRPVLATPEELEGAPASLVTKDAMGKELKGMQFRIQVYPEDCLGCGSCADVCPAKNKALVMKPLETQMDDQKANLEFVEAHVTLKDKLLARDTVKGSQLQQPLHEFSGACAGCGETPYVKVLTQLFGERMIVANATGCSSIWGASSPTTPYCTNKEGFGPAWGNSLFEDAAEYGCGMGLAYEQRRNLLAMKIEEALKEEGISPELKEAMEGWLANKDDAEGSRKYGDMVIANLDSFESHLAHEIWHMDDLFTKKSVWVFGGDGWGYDIGYGGLDHVLATGDDINVLLMDTEVYSNTGGQSSKATPLGAVAQFAAAGKRTGKKDLGRMAMTYGYVYVASISMGADKQQTLKAFREAEAYKGPSLIIAYAPCINQGLRKGMGKSQEEAKMAVQTGYWPLYRYNPELAKEKKNPFQLDCKAPSADIQEFLGGETRFASLEKTDPEASKTLRADLAAAYAERYAMLKQLADLPYPDASEIASESK from the coding sequence ATGGCTCATATGAAAACCATGGATGGCAATAACGCGACAACGCATATTGCCTACGCTCTGTCGGAAACGGCGGCGATCTACCCCATCACGCCCTCGTCCGTCATGGGCGAAGTCATGGACCAGATGGCCGCCAAGGGCATGAAGAACCTGTTTGGCCAGAAAGTGATCGTCCGCGAAATGCAGTCCGAAGCAGGGGCCGCCGGCGCTGTGCACGGCATGCTTTCCGCTGGCGCGCTGACCTCGACCTACACGGCTTCTCAGGGCCTGCTGCTCATGATCCCCAACATGTACAAACTCGCCGGCGAACTGCTCCCCGGCGTTTTTCACGTGTCGGCCCGTGCCCTGGCCTCCCACGCCCTGTCCATCTTTGGCGACCATCAGGACGTCATGGCCGCCCGTCAGACGGGCTTCTGCTTCCTTGCCTCCGCTTCCGTGCAGGAATGTATGGACCTGGCCCTGGTGGCCCATTTGTCGGCCATCGACGCGAGCCTGCCCTTCTGCCACTTCTTTGACGGCTTCCGCACCTCCCACGAAGTGCAGAAGATCGAAACCATCGACTACGAAGACATCCGTGGCCTGGTGAACTGGGACAAGGTGGCCGAATTCCGCTCCACCGCCATGAACCCCGAGCATCCCCACATCCGCGGCACCGCCCAGAACCCCGACATTTATTTCCAGAACCGTGAAGCCGCCAACCTCTTCTACGACGCCGTGCCCGGCATCGTCATTGAAAACATGAAGAAGGTTGAATCCATCACGGGCCGCAAATACCGTCTGTTCGACTACGTGGGCCACCCCGAAGCCGACCGCATCATCGTCTCCATGGGTTCGTCCTGTGAAGTGGCGGAAGAAACAGTCAACTACCTGAACAACCAGGGCCAGCGCGTTGGTCTTGTGAAGGTGCGCCTGTTCCGTCCCTTCTCCACCGAGCACCTGCTGCGCGCCCTGCCCGCCACCACCGCCTGCATCACCGTGCTTGACCGCACCAAGGAAAGCGGCGCTCTGGGCGACCCCCTGTACCAGGACATCTGCACCGCCTTCCTCGAAAAGGGCGAAGCCCCCACCATCGTGGGCGGCCGCTACGGCCTGGGTTCCAAGGACTTTACCCCCGGCATGGCCAAGGCCGTGTATGACAACATGCTGGCCCTGCAGCCCAAAAACCACTTCACCGTGGGCATCACCGACGACGTCACCAACCTCTCCCTTGACGTGGACGAGGAAATTGACACCGTGCCCGCCGGTACCGTGCAGTGCAAGTTCTTCGGCCTCGGTGCCGACGGCACCGTGGGCGCCAACAAGCAGGCCATCAAGATCATCGGCGACAACACCGACCTCTACGCCCAGGCCTACTTTGCCTATGACTCCAAGAAGTCCGGCGGCTTCACCGTGTCGCACCTGCGCTTCGGTTCTGCCCCCATCACGTCGTCCTACCTCATCACCAAGGCCGACTACGTTGCCTGTCACAAGGCGGCCTATGTGACCCAGTACGACATTCTTGAAGGCATCAAGGAAGGCGGCACCTTTGTGCTGAACTCCAACTGGTCGCTGGCTGACCTCGAAAAGCACCTGCCCGCCGAGATGAAGCGCACCATCGCCCGCAAGAAGCTCAAGTTCTACAACGTGGACGCCGTGAAGGTGGCCCAGGAAGTGGGCCTTGGCGGCCGCATCAACATGATCATGCAGACCGCCTTCTTCAAGCTGGCCAATGTGCTCGACTTTGAAAAGGCCGTGGCCCTGCTTAAGGAATCCATCAAGAAAACCTACGGCAGCAAGGGCGACAAGATCGTCAACATGAACATCGCCGCCGTGGACAAGGGCATGGACGCCCTGGAAGAAATCAAGTACCCCGCCAGCTGGGCCAACACCACTGAAGGCGCCAGCGTGTGCCACTGCCACGATGATGACTACATCAGCGGTGTGGTGCGTCCCATCCTTGCCCAGCAGGGCGACAAGCTGCCCGTGTCTGCCATGGACCCGGCCGGTTTCATGCCCCTCGGCACCGCCGCCTGCGAAAAGCGCGGCGTGGCCATTGCCATTCCCGAATGGCAGGTCGAAAACTGCATCCAGTGCTGCCAGTGCTCCTTTGTGTGCCCCCACGCGGCCATCCGCCCCGTGCTTGCCACGCCTGAAGAACTGGAAGGCGCTCCGGCCAGCCTTGTGACCAAGGACGCCATGGGCAAGGAACTCAAGGGTATGCAGTTCCGCATTCAGGTCTACCCTGAAGACTGCCTGGGCTGCGGCTCCTGCGCCGACGTGTGCCCCGCCAAGAACAAGGCCCTGGTCATGAAGCCGCTGGAAACCCAGATGGACGACCAGAAGGCCAACCTCGAGTTTGTCGAAGCCCACGTGACCCTCAAGGACAAACTGCTGGCTCGCGACACCGTCAAGGGTTCGCAGCTGCAGCAGCCCCTGCACGAGTTCTCAGGCGCGTGCGCCGGCTGCGGCGAAACCCCCTATGTCAAGGTGCTCACCCAGCTCTTCGGCGAACGCATGATCGTTGCCAACGCCACGGGTTGCTCCTCCATCTGGGGCGCTTCTTCGCCCACCACGCCTTACTGCACCAACAAGGAAGGCTTTGGCCCGGCCTGGGGCAACTCCCTGTTTGAAGACGCCGCCGAATACGGCTGCGGCATGGGCCTTGCCTACGAACAGCGCCGCAACCTGCTGGCCATGAAGATTGAAGAGGCCCTGAAGGAAGAAGGCATCAGCCCCGAGCTTAAAGAAGCCATGGAAGGCTGGCTGGCCAACAAGGACGACGCCGAAGGCTCCCGCAAGTACGGCGACATGGTCATTGCCAACCTTGATTCCTTTGAAAGCCACCTTGCCCACGAAATCTGGCACATGGACGACCTCTTCACCAAGAAGAGCGTGTGGGTCTTCGGCGGCGACGGCTGGGGCTATGACATCGGTTACGGCGGCCTGGACCACGTGCTGGCCACCGGCGACGACATCAACGTCCTGCTGATGGATACCGAAGTGTACTCCAACACCGGCGGTCAGTCCTCCAAGGCCACCCCGCTTGGCGCTGTGGCGCAGTTTGCCGCCGCTGGCAAGCGCACCGGCAAAAAGGACCTTGGCCGCATGGCCATGACCTACGGCTATGTGTACGTGGCTTCCATCTCCATGGGCGCGGACAAGCAGCAGACCCTCAAGGCCTTCCGCGAAGCAGAAGCCTACAAGGGCCCCTCGCTCATCATCGCTTACGCTCCCTGCATCAACCAGGGCCTGCGCAAGGGCATGGGCAAGAGCCAGGAAGAAGCCAAGATGGCCGTGCAGACCGGCTACTGGCCCCTGTACCGCTACAACCCCGAACTGGCCAAGGAAAAGAAAAATCCCTTCCAGCTCGACTGCAAGGCCCCCAGCGCGGACATCCAGGAATTCCTGGGCGGCGAAACCCGCTTTGCCTCTCTGGAAAAGACCGATCCGGAAGCTTCAAAGACGCTGCGCGCGGATCTGGCTGCTGCCTACGCCGAACGCTACGCCATGCTGAAGCAGCTGGCTGATCTGCCCTACCCTGACGCCAGCGAAATCGCCAGCGAAAGCAAGTAG
- a CDS encoding methyl-accepting chemotaxis protein — translation MFWKNLSIGKKLCFGFGISLLGIICFAVVAWNASNEVMTMADSALQKQGNALVFAMREADHLHWKERVGNFVAMPPADGKLNVQKDGHKCLFGQWFYSGGREEVEAILPSTSTYFKQMEAAHLELHKSAADIERLVQEGDLERARQLFNSITLGKSAAVVETLAQLRTMMLHAADADKESYKQIMARERYVVAVLLLGVLLCMVISGVAITRSIRNPLRGLVDKSAEVVAGNMDVDLRLRRRDEIGALSSALGSLLDSLKLKLTENQKKSEEAQASAEHAQRSLKDAEEKEARIAALLENMNAIAAQADTIAGDLAEHSIILAERVETVYKGSEDQHNLMRGSLDNLEQLAAAATEIAVNAEHSAHGARSSKEYAGSGVDVVTRCAQAISRVNDLASKQNGQIAELGEMAQGITGIMSVITDIADQTNLLALNAAIEAARAGEAGRGFSVVADEVRKLAEKTVAATQAVGAKITGIQESIHASVAFMGQTSEAVHESNDLAQQSGEALTQILDLAASNVESAAGMAVAAQQQNDTVAHVTQGMKNVQDIAESSRTSMGEADHQVRAVAKMATELRELIDRLKNRD, via the coding sequence ATGTTCTGGAAAAACCTTTCAATAGGAAAGAAATTGTGTTTTGGCTTTGGCATCAGCCTGTTGGGCATAATCTGCTTCGCCGTGGTTGCATGGAACGCCTCCAATGAAGTCATGACCATGGCCGACAGCGCGCTGCAAAAGCAGGGCAATGCCCTGGTTTTTGCCATGCGTGAGGCCGATCATCTGCACTGGAAGGAGCGGGTCGGCAATTTTGTGGCCATGCCGCCTGCGGACGGCAAGCTCAATGTGCAGAAAGACGGCCACAAATGCCTTTTCGGCCAGTGGTTTTATAGTGGCGGGCGGGAAGAGGTGGAGGCCATTTTGCCGAGCACGTCCACCTATTTCAAACAGATGGAAGCCGCCCACCTGGAGCTGCACAAGAGCGCTGCGGATATTGAGCGTTTGGTGCAGGAAGGCGACCTTGAAAGGGCCCGGCAGCTTTTCAACTCCATTACACTGGGCAAATCGGCGGCGGTTGTGGAGACGCTCGCGCAGTTGCGCACCATGATGCTGCACGCCGCCGATGCAGACAAGGAAAGCTACAAGCAGATCATGGCTCGCGAAAGATACGTGGTTGCTGTTCTGCTGCTGGGCGTGCTGCTATGTATGGTGATTTCCGGCGTGGCCATTACGCGCTCCATCCGTAATCCTTTACGCGGGCTTGTGGACAAGTCCGCCGAGGTGGTGGCGGGCAATATGGATGTGGACCTGCGCCTGCGGCGCAGGGATGAAATCGGCGCACTGTCGAGCGCGCTGGGCTCCCTGCTGGACAGCCTGAAGCTCAAGCTGACCGAAAACCAGAAAAAGTCTGAAGAGGCTCAGGCCAGCGCCGAACATGCCCAGAGATCCCTTAAGGATGCGGAGGAAAAAGAGGCCCGCATTGCCGCGCTGCTGGAAAATATGAACGCCATCGCCGCGCAGGCCGACACCATTGCCGGGGATCTGGCCGAGCATTCCATCATTCTGGCCGAGCGGGTGGAGACCGTCTATAAGGGTAGCGAAGACCAGCACAACCTCATGCGCGGCAGCCTTGACAATCTTGAGCAGCTTGCCGCAGCGGCCACAGAAATTGCCGTCAATGCGGAGCATTCGGCCCACGGCGCGCGCAGTTCAAAGGAATATGCCGGAAGCGGCGTGGATGTGGTGACCCGTTGCGCCCAGGCCATCAGCCGGGTCAACGACCTCGCGTCCAAGCAGAACGGGCAGATAGCCGAGCTGGGTGAGATGGCCCAGGGCATTACCGGCATCATGAGCGTTATTACCGACATTGCCGACCAGACAAACCTGCTGGCGCTTAACGCCGCCATTGAGGCGGCCCGGGCGGGCGAGGCCGGGCGCGGCTTTTCGGTGGTTGCCGATGAAGTGCGGAAGCTGGCGGAAAAAACGGTTGCCGCCACGCAGGCCGTGGGAGCCAAGATCACCGGCATTCAGGAATCCATCCATGCCAGCGTGGCCTTTATGGGGCAGACCAGCGAGGCCGTGCACGAATCCAACGACCTTGCGCAGCAGTCGGGTGAGGCGCTTACGCAGATTCTGGATCTGGCCGCATCCAATGTGGAGAGCGCCGCAGGCATGGCCGTGGCCGCGCAGCAGCAGAACGACACTGTGGCGCATGTGACGCAGGGCATGAAGAACGTGCAGGACATTGCCGAATCCAGCCGCACCTCCATGGGCGAAGCCGACCACCAGGTGCGGGCCGTGGCCAAGATGGCCACCGAACTGCGGGAACTTATCGACAGGTTGAAAAACCGAGATTAG
- the traT gene encoding complement resistance protein TraT, with translation MMLKKLRFIALLLCVSLVPLAACVRQAADPDKLEVLRSGNLQEAPDDDTIADTVYVNVRDNTNRVFGLRAQAESWLQRSGFTIVGNPSEAGNIVQITVLSAGNTEPTHLRQTVAAGYDTPSVLKGAGATTVMADVLLVQRRVPSAQRESKAKLKNISSRNALSNSQMRIAVLLPGQIRMDAGAPTLFTETLAREIGTAIHATNKAAGQADGRADGRADGRAASAGAARTQQ, from the coding sequence ATGATGCTAAAAAAACTGCGTTTTATTGCACTGCTGCTTTGCGTGAGCCTTGTGCCGCTTGCAGCTTGTGTGCGTCAGGCCGCTGACCCGGACAAGCTGGAAGTGCTGCGTTCGGGCAATCTGCAGGAAGCACCGGACGATGATACGATTGCGGACACTGTTTACGTAAACGTGCGCGACAACACCAACCGCGTTTTCGGGCTGCGCGCCCAGGCCGAATCCTGGCTGCAACGCAGCGGGTTCACCATTGTGGGCAATCCCAGCGAAGCCGGAAACATCGTGCAGATCACGGTGCTGTCCGCCGGAAATACGGAACCCACCCACCTGCGCCAGACGGTTGCGGCAGGCTACGACACTCCCTCCGTACTCAAGGGCGCGGGCGCCACAACGGTAATGGCCGACGTACTGCTGGTGCAGCGGCGCGTTCCCAGCGCACAGAGGGAAAGCAAGGCCAAACTCAAGAACATATCCAGCCGCAACGCCCTTTCCAACAGCCAGATGCGCATAGCCGTGCTGCTGCCTGGGCAGATACGCATGGATGCCGGAGCGCCCACCCTGTTTACGGAAACCCTGGCCCGCGAAATCGGAACCGCCATTCACGCCACCAACAAGGCCGCTGGCCAGGCAGATGGTCGGGCAGATGGTCGGGCAGATGGCCGGGCCGCGTCCGCTGGAGCCGCAAGGACGCAACAATAA